A DNA window from Cherax quadricarinatus isolate ZL_2023a chromosome 25, ASM3850222v1, whole genome shotgun sequence contains the following coding sequences:
- the LOC128690029 gene encoding uncharacterized protein yields the protein MRSAVLVVVGVLCLTAAAAEGVQQQDEQSKTAAAAEGVQQQQEQQLKPAEAAEGVQKQLAVAASSTYTKPPDGISDQERFIFGRYSTTTYTDVVMVTSTVFFSCLSGSSTVLCRGRRRKRSSSGLSTVNDENIKNSNLGDILESSQDDSTPASTTTDSIPQDKETPESDKFFINVWTTTHSTTTVTMLYTNTSTTIRLSYFCQAGQLQLPTFRCVG from the exons ATGAGAAGTGCGGTGCTAGTGGTCGTAGGTGTGCTGTGTCTGACAGCGGCGGCTGCTGAAGGCGTGCAGCAACAGGATGAGCAATCCaagactgctgccgctgctgaaggagtgcagcagcagcaggagcaacagttaAAACCTGCAGAGGCTGCTGAAGGTGTGCAGAAACAGCTTGCGGTGGCAGCAAGCAGTACATACACTAAACCTCCAGATGGGATCAGTGATCAGGAACGATTCATCTTCGGGAGGTACTCGACGACCACCTACACTGACGTAGTGATGGTCACTTCCACAGTGTTCTTCTCCTGCCTGTCAGGCTCCAGCACAGTTTTGTGTAGGGGGCGGCGCAGGAAGAGGAGCTCCAGTGGCCTTTCGACAGTGAATGACGAAAATATTAAAAACAGCAATTTAGGAGA CATCCTGGAGAGTAGCCAAGATGACTCTACCCCGGCCAGCACAACGACCGACTCGATCCCACAGGATAAGGAGACTCCAGAGAGCGACAAGTTCTTCATTAATGTGTGGACGACTACCCattccaccactactgtcacgaTGCTCTACacgaacaccagcaccaccatccgcCTCTCTTACTTCTGCCAGGCTGGACAACTGCAGCTTCCCACCTTCAGATGTGTTGGGTAA
- the LOC128690031 gene encoding uncharacterized protein isoform X3 — protein sequence MMMRGLTLVMVLVVCLLEVSEGVQLEDLALPQEAADENEVKLPPELSKQSERFFGVASTRTYTNVVMVTSTLFFSCLSGTKATTVCKGRRKKSVERVLEVLTEEEKRDLESSIDGATETPDEDKSTKSQDDTSASTNQKFFTIWTTTQTTTSVTMFYTNTSTTIRLSYYCNAGQEIFPTFKCGGGK from the exons ATGCGAGGACTgacgttggtgatggtgttggtggtgtgcctGCTGGAGGTGTCTGAGGGCGTGCAGCTGGAGGACCTGGCTCTCCCTCAGGAGGCTGCGGATGAAAATGAAGTCAAACTCCCTCCAGAACTAAGCAAGCAAAGTGAGCGCTTCTTCGGGGTAGCATCGACTAGGACTTACACTAATGTGGTGATGGTCACTTCCACACTGTTTTTCTCCTGCCTCTCAGGTACCAAGGCAACAACTGTTTGTAAAGGACGACGCAAGAAGAGTGTTGaaagagtcctggaggtgctcactGAGGAGGAAAA ACGTGATCTGGAGAGTAGCATCGACGGGGCGACTGAAACACCAGACGAGGACAAGTCAACAAAGTCTCAAGACGATACATCAGCGTCTACCAACCAGAAGTTCTTCACCATCTGGACGACAACTCAAACCACCACCTCCGTCACTATGttctacaccaacaccagcactaccatccgcCTCTCCTACTACTGCAACGCTGGACAAGAAATATTTCCCACCTTCAAGTGTGGTGGCGGAAAGTAA
- the LOC128690030 gene encoding uncharacterized protein, which translates to MSMIQGTSLVLVLTLCSCLATAQEVLHSQLSQDVENLPETNVTHDSELDPEAKDRDRFIGSLSTTTYTDVVMVTSTVFFSCLSGTSTVLCQGKRRKKSLFSVVDVQDNDDDNSGLDSSIVDYNRDPRELGYDEETTELSPEESRDVNSKFLGLIFWTITRTTTTVTMLYTDTRTTIRLSYFCQAGQVVLPINRCG; encoded by the exons ATTCAAGGGACGtcgctggtgctggtactgacgCTGTGCTCATGCCTAGCCACAGCACAGGAGGTACTGCACAGCCAGCTTTCCCAGGATGTTGAGAACCTTCCCGAGACCAATGTCACACATGACTCCGAACTCGACCCCGAAGCCAAGGACCGAGATCGCTTCATCGGTTCTCTCTCAACGACCACCTACACTGACGTAGTGATGGTCACTTCCACAGTGTTCTTCTCCTGCCTCTCAGGCACCAGCACAGTTTTATGCCAAGGCAAACGAAGGAAGAAATCTTTATTCTCAGTTGTTGATGTACAAGACAATGATGATGA CAACTCTGGATTGGATAGCAGCATAGTCGACTATAACAGAGATCCTCGTGAGCTCGGATATGACGAAGAAACTACAGAACTCTCGCCAGAAGAATCAAGGGACGTAAACTCGAAATTCCTGGGCCTCATCTTTTGGACCAtcacccgcaccaccaccactgttactatgcTTTACACTGACACACGAACCACCATCCGTCTCTCCTACTTCTGTCAGGCTGGACAGGTCGTACTTCCCATCAACAGATGTGGTTAA
- the LOC128690031 gene encoding uncharacterized protein isoform X1, with translation MPVMSGMRGLTLVMVLVVCLLEVSEGVQLEDLALPQEAADENEVKLPPELSKQSERFFGVASTRTYTNVVMVTSTLFFSCLSGTKATTVCKGRRKKSVERVLEVLTEEEKRDLESSIDGATETPDEDKSTKSQDDTSASTNQKFFTIWTTTQTTTSVTMFYTNTSTTIRLSYYCNAGQEIFPTFKCGGGK, from the exons ATGCGAGGACTgacgttggtgatggtgttggtggtgtgcctGCTGGAGGTGTCTGAGGGCGTGCAGCTGGAGGACCTGGCTCTCCCTCAGGAGGCTGCGGATGAAAATGAAGTCAAACTCCCTCCAGAACTAAGCAAGCAAAGTGAGCGCTTCTTCGGGGTAGCATCGACTAGGACTTACACTAATGTGGTGATGGTCACTTCCACACTGTTTTTCTCCTGCCTCTCAGGTACCAAGGCAACAACTGTTTGTAAAGGACGACGCAAGAAGAGTGTTGaaagagtcctggaggtgctcactGAGGAGGAAAA ACGTGATCTGGAGAGTAGCATCGACGGGGCGACTGAAACACCAGACGAGGACAAGTCAACAAAGTCTCAAGACGATACATCAGCGTCTACCAACCAGAAGTTCTTCACCATCTGGACGACAACTCAAACCACCACCTCCGTCACTATGttctacaccaacaccagcactaccatccgcCTCTCCTACTACTGCAACGCTGGACAAGAAATATTTCCCACCTTCAAGTGTGGTGGCGGAAAGTAA